From Phaeocystidibacter marisrubri, the proteins below share one genomic window:
- a CDS encoding SOS response-associated peptidase: protein MCGRYVTVSKVKAVEKRFNAEVLAPEKWTFNTNVGPGSNAPVITNHNPESVQRFQFGFTPHWSKKPMYVFNARSEGDFNSDNNPNYRGAKGIIHKPMFQNSIRDKRCLVLADAFVEGPEVEKLNKPYLVYLRERRPFAFAGVWDEWVNTETGEILRSFAILTTVANSLMQKIGHHRSPVILEPDAELDWLSRDLPLSEVTSLLEPYDAALMNAYPINKAIKNPRSQGLELLKPVGQRVFTEYDYEIYDELKLEGMGETRARQRKRQQEDPPSGQQSLF from the coding sequence ATGTGTGGTAGATATGTAACAGTTAGCAAGGTTAAGGCGGTTGAAAAGAGATTCAACGCAGAGGTTCTGGCGCCTGAAAAATGGACTTTCAATACGAATGTAGGTCCCGGCTCTAACGCACCTGTCATTACCAATCACAATCCGGAATCTGTTCAACGATTTCAGTTTGGCTTCACGCCTCATTGGTCTAAGAAACCCATGTATGTTTTCAACGCTCGGTCTGAAGGAGATTTCAATTCTGATAACAATCCTAACTACCGCGGTGCAAAAGGGATTATTCACAAACCGATGTTTCAAAATTCCATTCGAGATAAGCGTTGTTTGGTTTTGGCGGATGCTTTTGTAGAGGGGCCTGAGGTTGAAAAGCTAAATAAACCCTATCTGGTTTACCTACGAGAACGCAGGCCTTTTGCTTTTGCGGGAGTCTGGGATGAATGGGTGAACACGGAGACAGGTGAAATATTGAGGTCTTTTGCTATTCTTACAACCGTTGCAAATTCTTTGATGCAAAAGATTGGTCACCATCGATCACCTGTTATTCTTGAGCCTGACGCCGAATTGGATTGGCTTTCGAGGGATTTGCCTCTTAGTGAGGTTACATCTCTGTTAGAGCCATATGATGCAGCCTTGATGAATGCGTACCCCATCAATAAGGCCATCAAAAACCCTAGATCCCAGGGGTTGGAGCTACTAAAGCCTGTGGGGCAAAGGGTTTTTACAGAGTATGATTATGAAATCTACGATGAGTTGAAGCTTGAGGGGATGGGGGAAACTCGAGCTCGACAAAGGAAGAGGCAACAAGAAGATCCTCCGTCGGGGCAGCAGAGCTTGTTCTAA